The following coding sequences lie in one Rickettsia hoogstraalii genomic window:
- a CDS encoding type II toxin-antitoxin system Phd/YefM family antitoxin, with the protein MEHIYANLTVSVSEFKKSPTALLDKASGEPVALLNHNKPTAYLISAKLYARIIEALDDNYLLELSKIRLKDKKAAIKVDINDL; encoded by the coding sequence ATGGAACATATTTATGCAAATCTAACAGTTAGTGTCTCTGAATTTAAAAAAAGTCCTACCGCATTATTGGATAAGGCAAGCGGTGAGCCTGTTGCCTTATTAAATCATAATAAACCGACTGCTTATTTAATTTCAGCTAAATTATATGCGAGAATCATTGAAGCTTTAGATGATAATTATTTATTAGAGCTTTCTAAAATTAGATTAAAAGATAAAAAGGCAGCGATCAAGGTTGATATAAATGACTTGTAG
- a CDS encoding outer-membrane lipoprotein carrier protein LolA, which yields MKKIFFLIIIYLFVNSSLAFGTDDKTAISELKTYLRTIKSVAIDFTQEDSHSTTVKGKLLINKPNNFRCNYYPPFPIVIVGTKNFVSMYDYDMEQVSRISRAENIFNFLLEDNEHFDKDFVFESVVNEGNIFKITIYHTLTEKRSEITFNKATKQIEALKIFEDNNIVTITFDKIAKVQKFSDDLFKLKNPEIFGPPERLTKSEIEKKYIVS from the coding sequence ATGAAAAAAATATTTTTTCTAATTATTATTTATCTTTTTGTGAATTCAAGCTTAGCATTTGGGACAGATGATAAAACAGCTATTTCGGAATTAAAAACTTATCTACGTACGATAAAATCGGTTGCGATAGATTTTACTCAAGAAGATTCTCACAGTACTACGGTTAAAGGGAAATTATTGATTAATAAGCCTAATAATTTCAGATGTAATTATTATCCTCCTTTTCCCATAGTCATAGTCGGTACTAAAAATTTCGTATCGATGTATGATTATGATATGGAACAAGTAAGCCGAATTAGTCGAGCTGAAAATATATTTAATTTTTTATTAGAAGATAATGAGCATTTTGACAAGGATTTTGTTTTTGAATCGGTAGTTAATGAAGGAAATATTTTTAAAATTACTATCTATCATACTTTAACAGAAAAGCGTAGCGAAATTACTTTTAATAAAGCTACTAAACAAATTGAAGCATTAAAAATATTTGAAGATAATAATATAGTCACTATTACTTTTGATAAAATAGCTAAAGTACAAAAATTTTCCGATGATTTGTTTAAATTAAAAAACCCTGAAATATTTGGTCCGCCTGAAAGATTAACAAAATCGGAAATAGAAAAAAAATATATTGTTTCTTGA
- a CDS encoding amino acid ABC transporter ATP-binding protein, which translates to MIILEKVCKRYGKNYAIKNIDLSFTNKETTVIIGPSGSGKTTLLRILNNLEEPSSGTFLVDQKKLLPKDRRKLRLKVGMVFQNFNLFPHLTVGENLIYTPINVLKLPKEQAISMAKELLAKFKLTQKFDSYPASLSGGQKQRIAIARALMMKPEILLFDEPTSALDPENIKDVIENINLLKDQMSMVVVTHHLKFAKLIADRVIFMDQGQILANQSAKEFFNKPASHRARLFLENIGDLM; encoded by the coding sequence ATGATTATTTTAGAAAAAGTCTGTAAGCGTTACGGCAAAAATTATGCAATTAAGAATATTGATTTAAGTTTTACTAATAAGGAAACTACTGTAATAATTGGTCCTTCGGGAAGCGGTAAAACTACTCTACTTAGAATTTTAAATAATTTGGAAGAACCAAGTAGCGGTACTTTTTTGGTAGACCAGAAGAAACTACTGCCAAAAGATAGAAGAAAGCTTCGCTTAAAAGTCGGTATGGTTTTTCAAAATTTTAATCTCTTTCCTCATTTAACGGTAGGAGAAAACCTAATTTATACGCCGATAAATGTTTTAAAATTGCCAAAAGAACAAGCAATTTCTATGGCAAAGGAATTACTTGCAAAATTTAAGCTAACGCAAAAATTTGACTCATACCCGGCTAGCCTATCAGGAGGGCAAAAGCAACGCATCGCGATAGCAAGGGCTTTAATGATGAAACCGGAAATTTTGTTATTCGATGAACCAACGTCAGCACTCGATCCCGAAAATATTAAGGATGTTATAGAGAATATAAATTTATTAAAAGATCAAATGAGTATGGTAGTAGTCACTCACCATTTGAAATTTGCAAAATTAATAGCGGATCGTGTTATTTTTATGGATCAAGGGCAGATTTTGGCAAATCAGTCTGCTAAGGAGTTTTTTAATAAACCGGCATCGCACCGAGCTAGGCTGTTTTTAGAGAATATCGGTGATTTGATGTAA
- a CDS encoding TIGR02281 family clan AA aspartic protease, with product MNKKLIKLIFIVCSTVIVTGLLYKYINQHYPKFFKEPQNMGSFCASLLILFSIIYSTISQNEIRRFCLQLAMWAAIFLVIITGYAFRFELNYAYHRVMSALIPSYKWSTEVGEIIIARSGDGHFYINAFVNNVKIKFMVDTGASDIALTKEDAQKLGFDLTKLKYTRTYLTANGENKAVPITLNSVVIGTEFKNIKGHVGLGDLDISLLGMSLLERFKGFRIDKDLLILNY from the coding sequence ATGAATAAAAAACTCATAAAACTTATTTTTATCGTTTGTAGCACCGTGATTGTAACCGGTTTATTATACAAATATATCAATCAACATTATCCAAAATTTTTTAAAGAGCCACAAAATATGGGGAGTTTTTGTGCGTCGTTATTAATATTATTTAGTATAATTTACAGTACTATTAGCCAAAATGAAATACGCAGATTTTGTTTGCAATTAGCAATGTGGGCAGCAATTTTCTTAGTTATAATAACCGGTTATGCTTTTAGGTTTGAGCTGAACTATGCTTATCATAGAGTAATGTCTGCTTTAATTCCGTCATATAAATGGTCTACTGAAGTCGGAGAAATTATTATAGCCCGTAGCGGAGACGGGCATTTTTATATCAATGCTTTTGTAAATAACGTTAAAATAAAATTTATGGTAGATACCGGGGCAAGTGATATAGCTTTGACTAAAGAAGATGCCCAAAAATTAGGCTTTGACTTAACTAAATTAAAATATACTAGAACTTATCTAACAGCTAACGGCGAAAATAAAGCTGTCCCTATAACCTTAAATAGTGTAGTAATCGGTACGGAATTTAAGAACATCAAAGGACATGTAGGTCTAGGTGACCTTGATATTTCACTACTCGGTATGTCGCTACTTGAGCGTTTCAAAGGTTTCAGGATTGATAAGGATTTATTGATTCTGAATTATTAG
- a CDS encoding YbaB/EbfC family nucleoid-associated protein yields the protein MVNFNQFLKQAQSMQKKMQEAQEQMANARYTGKAGGGLVEVIATGKGEVEKITIDESLLKAEEKEMLEDLIKVAFNDAKQKCDEDSQNSLSGALNGMSLPPGFKMPF from the coding sequence ATGGTAAATTTTAATCAGTTTTTAAAGCAAGCCCAATCAATGCAAAAGAAAATGCAAGAAGCTCAAGAGCAAATGGCAAATGCAAGATATACCGGAAAAGCCGGCGGCGGGCTCGTTGAGGTTATTGCAACAGGTAAAGGTGAAGTTGAAAAGATTACAATTGATGAATCTTTATTAAAAGCGGAAGAAAAAGAAATGCTTGAGGATTTAATTAAAGTTGCTTTTAACGATGCTAAACAAAAATGTGATGAAGATTCTCAAAATTCTTTATCAGGAGCTTTAAACGGTATGAGCTTACCACCAGGCTTTAAAATGCCGTTTTAA
- a CDS encoding MBL fold metallo-hydrolase, with product MLQVTILGCGASIGVPVIGCDCSTCTSPSKYNKRTRSAIYINDENSQILVDFGFDIRNQLLREKINKLDCAILTHDHSDHVNGIDDLRVFTFMQDKPFEIYTDHDSAAKLHAKFDYLFNNKLFKLGRLLATKSVSFFDKIKINTIEVQFFRQHHGPIDSLGLRIGDFVYSPDVVDFPPESEEYLKDIKIWILDCMDYKSNPNHAGLDKVLEWREKYKPKQILLTNMRHTIDYHEITKILPSNVKPLYDGYKFTV from the coding sequence ATGTTACAAGTAACAATACTTGGGTGTGGAGCATCTATAGGCGTACCGGTGATCGGGTGCGATTGTAGTACTTGCACATCTCCTTCAAAGTACAATAAAAGGACTAGATCGGCAATATATATTAACGATGAAAATAGTCAAATATTAGTTGATTTCGGTTTTGATATTAGAAATCAACTATTACGAGAAAAGATAAATAAGCTCGATTGTGCTATATTAACACATGATCATTCCGATCACGTTAACGGTATAGATGATTTGCGGGTATTTACTTTTATGCAAGATAAGCCATTCGAAATCTATACGGATCACGATAGTGCGGCAAAGCTCCATGCAAAATTTGATTATTTATTTAATAATAAATTATTTAAGCTTGGTAGGCTGCTTGCGACTAAATCCGTGAGTTTTTTTGATAAGATCAAAATTAATACTATAGAAGTACAATTTTTTAGACAACATCACGGTCCTATAGACAGTTTAGGCTTGCGTATAGGTGATTTCGTTTATTCACCCGATGTTGTTGATTTTCCGCCCGAGTCGGAAGAGTATTTAAAAGATATAAAAATATGGATATTAGATTGTATGGATTACAAATCAAATCCGAACCATGCAGGGCTTGATAAAGTTCTAGAATGGCGTGAAAAATATAAACCTAAGCAGATATTATTAACTAATATGAGACACACGATAGATTATCATGAAATTACGAAAATACTCCCAAGTAACGTTAAGCCTCTTTATGACGGTTATAAATTTACGGTCTAG
- a CDS encoding serine hydrolase domain-containing protein: MYKTTFGNQRGNSGVITDKTLFPLASVSKAVSATAIALMVDQGSLDFDEKFKLPYLKNTISLNNILSHTTGYQFSGNIEIEQGMSRSKLLTLLKKQQASCKPGQCYKYSNIVFSLLEEALNCKKSSLNAA, encoded by the coding sequence ATTTATAAAACAACGTTTGGAAATCAGAGAGGTAATAGTGGAGTTATTACGGATAAAACTTTATTTCCTTTAGCATCGGTTTCAAAAGCTGTTTCAGCAACGGCAATTGCATTAATGGTAGATCAAGGAAGTTTAGATTTTGATGAAAAATTCAAATTACCATACTTAAAAAATACTATTAGTCTTAATAATATTTTAAGCCATACAACAGGTTATCAATTCTCAGGAAATATTGAAATTGAGCAAGGGATGAGTCGCTCAAAGCTTTTAACCTTGTTAAAAAAACAACAAGCTAGTTGTAAACCAGGGCAATGTTATAAATATAGTAATATCGTTTTTAGTTTACTTGAAGAAGCTTTAAATTGTAAAAAATCAAGCTTAAATGCTGCATAG
- a CDS encoding serine hydrolase, with amino-acid sequence MRTTLKTQDIQILPLEPNIQLAYPHSKAIIDGQEVITLLPFPPYYPKTVPASAGIFASIDGMIEIFKLSFGYKPNLISKSTLDRMYKIVKSNKDVFGFKWQPIWPIDQKMIESYYALGWRILKVKGRSNKDLIFHSGYINGINPFIGFIPSEELGIIILVNQEGSFPLKNGLGLWFDYIG; translated from the coding sequence TTGCGTACAACGCTTAAAACGCAAGATATACAAATATTACCGCTAGAGCCGAATATACAACTTGCTTATCCGCATTCTAAAGCAATAATAGACGGACAAGAGGTAATAACATTACTGCCGTTCCCGCCTTACTATCCAAAGACGGTACCTGCATCTGCCGGTATTTTTGCATCGATAGACGGAATGATTGAAATATTCAAACTTAGTTTTGGTTATAAACCGAATCTTATTTCTAAAAGTACTTTAGATCGTATGTATAAAATAGTAAAATCAAACAAAGATGTTTTTGGATTTAAATGGCAACCGATTTGGCCGATTGATCAAAAAATGATTGAGTCATATTATGCTCTTGGATGGCGTATTCTTAAAGTAAAAGGACGCTCAAATAAGGATTTAATTTTTCACTCAGGCTATATTAACGGTATTAATCCTTTTATTGGCTTTATACCGTCAGAAGAACTTGGAATTATTATTCTAGTGAATCAAGAAGGTAGTTTTCCACTTAAAAATGGGCTGGGGCTTTGGTTTGATTATATAGGTTAA
- a CDS encoding Re/Si-specific NAD(P)(+) transhydrogenase subunit alpha, with translation MKIVALKEKAKHETRVAITPEVAGLLVKKGYAVTVEKDIGLHAGFLDEEYIALGAKISSVPLEIISDADIILKVQPSSVTDKYSELEFAKKGAIIIGLLSPYLNHEYIKAAAKKNLTTFAMEFVPRITKAQNMDALSSQSNLVGYRAVIEASYHYIRAFPMMMTAAGTISPCKTLVLGIGVAGLQAIATAKRLGSIVAGYDVRAATKEQVESLGAKFVSPELQEDLQDKSGYANESSEDYKAKQEEFLAKIIKGYDIVITTAQIPGKKAPLLVTEKMLESMKHGSVIVDIATSTGGNVEGSEPDKIVTKHGVTIIGLSNLAAKIPTDSSKLYAKNLYNFLTYALQDGKFNMDDDLVRDMLITKDGKIVSEKIK, from the coding sequence ATGAAAATCGTTGCTTTAAAAGAAAAAGCCAAGCATGAAACGCGAGTTGCTATAACGCCTGAAGTAGCAGGATTGCTAGTCAAAAAAGGCTATGCGGTTACGGTAGAAAAAGATATAGGGCTTCATGCCGGTTTTCTTGATGAAGAGTATATTGCTCTAGGTGCTAAAATATCTTCGGTACCGCTCGAAATTATTTCCGATGCCGATATTATATTAAAGGTACAACCTTCATCCGTTACGGATAAATATAGCGAGCTTGAATTTGCAAAAAAAGGAGCAATTATTATAGGATTATTATCGCCTTATTTAAATCATGAATATATAAAAGCGGCAGCTAAAAAAAATCTTACGACTTTTGCCATGGAGTTCGTCCCGAGAATTACTAAAGCTCAAAATATGGATGCTTTATCTTCTCAAAGTAACTTAGTTGGTTATAGAGCCGTAATTGAAGCAAGCTATCATTATATAAGGGCTTTTCCTATGATGATGACGGCAGCAGGCACGATTTCACCATGTAAAACTTTGGTGCTTGGTATCGGCGTTGCGGGTCTTCAAGCTATTGCAACAGCAAAAAGACTTGGTAGTATTGTTGCGGGATATGACGTAAGAGCTGCTACCAAAGAGCAGGTAGAAAGCTTAGGAGCTAAGTTTGTTTCACCGGAACTACAAGAAGATTTACAAGATAAATCAGGTTATGCTAATGAGAGTTCAGAAGATTACAAAGCTAAACAAGAAGAGTTTTTAGCAAAAATTATTAAAGGATATGATATAGTTATTACTACTGCGCAAATTCCAGGGAAAAAAGCTCCTCTTCTTGTTACGGAAAAAATGCTAGAATCTATGAAGCACGGTTCAGTGATTGTTGATATAGCGACCTCTACAGGAGGAAATGTGGAAGGATCAGAGCCGGATAAGATCGTTACTAAGCACGGAGTTACCATAATAGGTTTGTCGAACCTTGCTGCTAAGATTCCTACCGATAGCTCAAAATTATATGCTAAGAATTTGTATAATTTTCTAACCTATGCATTGCAAGACGGTAAATTTAATATGGATGATGATTTAGTACGTGATATGTTGATTACTAAAGACGGAAAAATTGTGAGTGAGAAAATCAAATGA
- the dnaX gene encoding DNA polymerase III subunit gamma/tau, translating into MLDINSSNQYIPFARKYRPSNFTELQGQEVLVKVLSYTILNDRLTGGYLLTGIRGVGKTTSARIIAKAVNCSALITENTTIKTCEECTNCISFNNHNHPDIIEIDAASKTSVDDIRRIIESAEYKPLQGKHKIFIIDEVHMLSKGAFNALLKTLEEPPPHIIFIFATTEVQKIPATIISRCQRYDLRRLSFEEIFKLLEYITKQENLKTDIEALRIIAHKSEGSARDAVSILDQAASMSAKSDNIISPQVINQMLGLVDSSVIIGFVECIIHRETEKAINLINKLYDFSVNLEIFIESVADFIAYLNKVKMLPNYSLPIYESFNDRTKNLLDTTNLPYLSILWQIYNKGVGEIKISYNQLTETEMLVIKSIYSISLPLLADFDGNNQNLNQPINPEIKKKFEIVDFLEYLYKNNEIDIYYFLLNDTELKNLSDNRLELVSLEVTSKIKKQIEDLLAAFTKEKLEIVIIKEQSKQTLKNQLIGKIEVSNDFGLIKKHFPNVTISDILLKN; encoded by the coding sequence GTGCTAGATATAAATTCATCTAATCAGTATATTCCTTTTGCAAGGAAATATCGTCCTAGTAATTTTACCGAGCTTCAAGGGCAAGAGGTATTAGTCAAAGTTTTAAGCTATACTATTTTAAATGATAGGCTCACCGGAGGCTATCTTTTAACAGGTATTAGAGGGGTCGGTAAAACTACCTCCGCCCGAATTATTGCTAAAGCCGTAAACTGTTCTGCTTTAATTACTGAAAATACGACCATTAAAACATGCGAAGAATGTACGAATTGTATCAGCTTTAATAATCATAATCACCCCGATATAATCGAAATTGATGCGGCAAGTAAAACTAGCGTAGATGACATACGTAGAATTATAGAATCCGCTGAATATAAACCTCTGCAAGGTAAACATAAAATCTTCATCATTGATGAGGTGCATATGCTCTCTAAGGGAGCATTTAATGCACTTCTTAAGACTTTAGAAGAACCGCCGCCTCATATAATATTTATCTTTGCAACGACGGAAGTACAAAAGATACCTGCAACTATTATCTCAAGATGTCAACGTTATGATTTAAGGCGGTTGAGTTTTGAAGAGATTTTTAAGCTACTTGAATATATAACTAAGCAGGAAAATTTAAAAACCGATATAGAAGCACTAAGAATTATAGCTCATAAGTCTGAAGGATCGGCACGTGATGCAGTATCTATTTTAGATCAAGCGGCTAGTATGTCGGCGAAATCCGATAATATAATTAGCCCTCAAGTAATTAATCAAATGCTTGGGCTTGTTGATAGTTCGGTTATAATAGGATTTGTCGAATGTATTATCCACAGAGAGACGGAAAAAGCTATAAATTTAATAAATAAGCTTTATGATTTTTCGGTTAATCTTGAGATTTTTATAGAATCGGTAGCAGATTTTATTGCGTATCTTAATAAAGTAAAAATGTTACCTAATTATAGTTTGCCAATATATGAATCGTTTAATGATAGAACTAAAAACCTACTAGATACAACCAACTTGCCGTATTTATCAATCTTATGGCAAATATATAATAAGGGAGTAGGAGAAATAAAAATTTCCTATAATCAACTAACAGAAACGGAAATGTTAGTTATAAAATCTATATATTCGATATCGCTACCCTTGCTTGCAGATTTTGACGGTAATAATCAAAATTTAAATCAACCAATTAATCCGGAAATAAAAAAAAAATTTGAAATTGTAGATTTTCTTGAATATCTATATAAAAATAATGAGATAGATATATATTACTTCCTGCTTAATGACACAGAACTTAAAAATCTCAGTGATAATAGATTAGAACTCGTAAGCCTTGAAGTTACAAGCAAAATAAAGAAACAAATAGAAGATTTGTTAGCTGCTTTTACTAAAGAAAAGCTTGAGATAGTAATAATAAAGGAACAGAGCAAGCAAACCTTAAAGAATCAGTTAATAGGTAAGATTGAAGTAAGTAATGATTTTGGTTTAATTAAAAAACATTTTCCTAATGTAACAATTTCAGATATATTACTTAAAAATTAA